One window from the genome of Syntrophales bacterium encodes:
- a CDS encoding MFS transporter — protein MNEKSDIYWGWFIVLGAFLILSMNYGSRYCFGIFVKPMAEEYLWSRSVISIGASINILVYAISGILSGRLLDRMAPKWIMTIGGIIAAAGFLLAGFVKTPWQFYFTYGVLCGAGSAGIGVVVSSSYVGKWFVKRRGVAIGITSMGIGFGTMALTPVAGYVVKNYGWETGFMFLGVLVFIMVVFPSQLLMGRTKPEAYGLLPDGEGAVKVASKPDGAIDEPSLSLKPVLTDFRFWILVICYGLAIMAELMAFVHQVAYALDNNIGKVVAASSLGIIGVASIFGRFFFGWLSDRMKDPKYSASLGFLFMAAGMFILWKTNTAKLLFLYAVVFGFGYGSLAPMMPVLIAECFGRHVLGSAYGMFTFFVAGFGGGIGPILGGMIYDKFGSYAYAWQFNLIILIAVALLVLTLKPRAN, from the coding sequence ATGAATGAAAAAAGTGACATATACTGGGGCTGGTTTATTGTTCTGGGTGCTTTTTTAATTTTGAGCATGAACTATGGGTCCCGCTATTGTTTTGGCATTTTCGTCAAACCCATGGCAGAGGAATATCTGTGGTCCAGATCAGTTATCTCCATAGGGGCTTCCATCAATATTCTGGTCTATGCGATAAGTGGAATTTTGAGTGGCCGCCTGCTCGACAGAATGGCCCCAAAATGGATTATGACGATTGGCGGGATAATCGCCGCCGCCGGTTTCCTCCTGGCAGGATTCGTTAAAACACCCTGGCAATTTTATTTTACTTACGGGGTATTATGTGGCGCCGGCTCAGCCGGTATCGGTGTGGTTGTTAGCAGTTCCTATGTAGGGAAATGGTTTGTTAAAAGGAGGGGTGTGGCTATCGGTATTACCTCGATGGGAATCGGTTTCGGAACCATGGCCCTGACCCCGGTAGCTGGCTATGTCGTAAAAAATTACGGCTGGGAGACCGGTTTTATGTTTCTCGGGGTTTTAGTATTTATTATGGTTGTTTTCCCTTCGCAATTACTCATGGGTCGAACAAAACCGGAGGCTTATGGTTTACTGCCTGATGGAGAAGGGGCTGTTAAGGTAGCATCAAAACCGGATGGAGCTATAGATGAACCATCACTTTCACTAAAGCCCGTTCTCACGGATTTCCGTTTTTGGATTCTGGTAATCTGTTACGGTTTAGCAATTATGGCGGAATTGATGGCCTTTGTGCACCAGGTGGCCTATGCTCTGGATAATAATATTGGAAAAGTTGTTGCCGCTTCGTCCCTTGGAATTATCGGAGTTGCAAGTATTTTCGGGAGGTTTTTCTTCGGCTGGTTAAGTGACCGGATGAAAGATCCCAAATATTCGGCATCTCTGGGCTTTTTATTCATGGCGGCGGGAATGTTTATACTGTGGAAAACGAATACGGCAAAACTGCTCTTCCTTTATGCCGTTGTTTTTGGTTTTGGCTACGGGTCACTTGCTCCCATGATGCCGGTTCTGATTGCCGAGTGCTTTGGGCGGCATGTTTTGGGATCGGCTTATGGTATGTTCACATTCTTTGTGGCGGGGTTTGGGGGTGGTATTGGACCCATCTTGGGTGGCATGATCTACGATAAATTTGGT